In the genome of Hevea brasiliensis isolate MT/VB/25A 57/8 chromosome 14, ASM3005281v1, whole genome shotgun sequence, the window AGAATTCCATTTGCTCAcagaatgacacttttatcaaacCAACTTTACAAGGTTAGTTGCTCTCTATGATTATtatattctttatttttatttttaatctattataattttttcatttttatttttataaaaaataagtaaaatttattaataaatgttGAGTGTAATGGTAAAGCTCACTGCATTCTTAAGGGAAAACTCAGGTTTAATCCTTAAAAAAGATATTGTTGGGAGGGGCAGCCACAAACTTTAAAGGGATTAATCTTCTGTGAATCATAAAATAGATATAAAGAATActctaatataaaaaataataaatatgcttaattatatatatatatatatatatatatatatatatgaaatgctatatttaattattttttattgataaattttaaaaatttatatctattgattataaaaataaaattaaagagtgTAATAAGTCAAAAGTAAAAGATAATGGATATAATAGGCCAAATTAAAGAATTGTTAGTAAACTTTATCTAAAATATTTCAAGGACATATATTGGGGCCATTAATTTGTTAAAAATAGGTGCAAATATAAACATAATTTATTGATTTAGAGAAGTATGCCTTCTTAATTAAGCCATAAGTGTCATCTAATAATGGTATTTTGTAAAATTGTTTGATATATATCTTCTTTAAATTCATTTTTTgaaaatcaactttaaaaattaatgTGCAATGTCTTTATGTTTTCCAGTCGACTAAAGAAGATTGCAATGGCGAGTACGTTTTCGCCCCAGATCCAAGCAATGTAGCTTGTATCACTAATCTCCAAGCTGTAAAAAATGTGAGAAGGATTGAAACTCTATTTCCTTAAATAAGATATGTTTCTTATGCAGTTATGCTTCAAGATTACTTAATAAGCAGCTATCTTATCTCATAGTGCCTCGAAAAGATATATCTTCCCAATGTATTGGAGCCAAAATGTTCTAAATTTCTTTCTCCAAAACCAATTACGCTAGAGTGGAATACTCGGAACAGTCATCTTGAAAAGACTTGTCTTGATGTTCTTATTTCAACTGCTTAGCTTTCACAAACATGGTGTCCAGTAAGTCTCTTTCTAGCTCTCTACAAGTAACAATCGATAAATATGtgttagagtccaagtccaattgAAATTAGGAAATATAATTAGTTTAGGAAATATAATTAGATTAgaaagtttagtagaatttaaattatgaagtttaataattagagtcttaAAAGGACTAGATTTTAGTGGCCTATATATCTGTATAGTTGGTTGGTCATTATATAGAATGTATTGTAGAGAACTCACAAAGTGGAGAGATGTATTGAATTATGTGAGTTTTTTTTGAGTAATTTTGagagtgagaaaaataattagtagtaattatttttccttgatatAGTGAATTTATTGGTGGAGTAGGCTTATGTGGAACcacattaaattttgtattttttattttgtgtgggtgtgatttttcataacaagtggtatcagagctatggTTTGAGATGTCAAAGATGGCGAGCATAAAATTTGAGGTGGATCCGTTCGATGGGAAAAATAATTTCTGTCTGTGGCAAAGCGCTATGAAGAATGTCCTTATACAACAAGGACTAATTAAAGCATTGAATGAGAAGTAACCGGCAATCATGAAAGATGATGATTGGGAGGAGTTTCAACAAAGGGTTGTGAGTACGATTAGATTGATGTTAGCTCCAAATGTGAAGTATAATGTCTTCGAGGAGACTTTGCCaattgttttgtggaagaaattggaGAGCTTGTACATGTCAAAGTTACTCGCAAATCGCTTGTACTTGAAGAAGGAGTTGTACCAACTCAGAATGAATGAAGATACTGATGTGAGGGATCgccttaatatttttaataaattaattatctaaTTGGCTAATGTTGGTGTAAAGGTAGATGATGAAGATAAAGCCTCTTACTTTTAACCTCTCCCCCATAATCTTATAAAAGCTTGGTGACAGCTCTAACagttgaaaatgagactttgaagaCCGTAGTTATCTGGGATGATGAGAAGTTCAAGAAGACAAGTAGTAGAAATGAAGGTGGAGCTTTTATTGTTGGTTTTAGTAGTGGTAGAAGCAATTCACGTGGAAACAATTGGAGAAGGAATAGTAGATCGAGCTTGAGATCACGAGTAGACCATGAAGATAGAGAATGCTACTACTATCATGAGAAGAAGGGTCACATTCAATACTATTGTATGAAGATGAAGAAAGATCTTGCAGAGTTTAAACAATTCAACAAGAgtcatgaaaaagaaaaaaaaaaactgatgCAATTGCAATGAATGATAGTGTTGATGGTGAATGTTTAAATGTGGATGATGATAAGGAGAAGGCAAAAGATTCATTACAAGATAAATGGTTAATGGATTCTGCTTGCCCATTCTATATTTGCTCAAAGGAGTGGTTTGATGTAATTGAACAAAAGAAATGAGGAAAAGTGAAGCTAGCCAATGGGAACAAGATGGAAATTGAAGGTGTTAAAAGAGTGAAGATCAAGGTACACGATGATCAAGTAAAAGTTTTCGATGAAGTGAGGTATGTTCCTAAATTTGAAAGAAACTTAATTTTCTTGGATAAGTTGGATTTTTTGAGTTATGAGTATTCGATTCATGGTAGAGTCATGAGAGTTAGCTGAGGTGCTCTTGTGATAATGAAGGGTGAGAAGATTGGTACAAAGAATCTCTACAAATTGGAAGGAAGCacaatgattggaagaatgcAAGTGGAAGCAAATGGCAACATCAATAATCAAGAGTGCAAGGAAGTACCTAAGAGAAAATTGACTTTTGCAGGAATTGTAAAGACTAATTCCATTTGACTTGAAAGTGGAGATTGTTAGAGTTcaagtccaattggaattaggaagtataattagtttaggaagtataattagtttagaaagtttagtagaatttaaattatgaagtttaataattagagttttaataggactaggttttagtggcctatatatatatatatatatatatatatatatagttgattGGCCATTATATGAAATATATTGTAGAGAACTCACAAAGTGGAGAAGTGTATTGAATTCTCTGAGTTTTCTTTAagtgattttgagggtgagaaaaataattagtagctgtaattatttttccttgatagtgAATTTTTTTGTGGAGTAGATTTACGCCGAATcacgttaaattttgtgttctttattttgtgtgaTTGTGGCTTTTCACAATAATATGAAATAATTATTATTCTTTATTTACAATTGGCTCTATTAGATACTCAACATCTCACGGTTCAGGAGATGACTCCAGGACTGCATACCTTCTGCAAATAGTTACCGATTCTTATTCTTTTGCAGATTTACAACATGGTGCTGTCAtatatttgggctaatgataaaACTGTCCAAGCAGCTCTTCATGTTCGGGAATTATGGCAAATAATAGTAATTAACAAAGAAAAAAGTGTATTGTATATTTGTCTTATATATAACAATTGCTTTGATAATCAGGGAACCATAAAGGGCTGGAAGTGATGCAACAGCAGCTTAAATTCCACTAATTACGCACTTGATATCACATCCGTGTTTCGTATCAACAAAACCTTACCAAGAAAGGCTTTCATGCTTTAATTTACAGGTATGCAATATGCATGAAGGATAAAGCTTTGGCAACTTCTACTAACATGGTCATTCATTTTCTCTTGTTTCATTTCCTAATCATTGCGCTTTAACTAGAATTCAAATTCATCAATTCCATCTCGAAAGTGATATCACTGAGCTAAATCTCATTAGTTCATCCTTTCATTTCCCCATTATCACACAtctgagatttttttttaattcatttacgAGTGTAAACATCATATTTACCTCAATTTTGTAATCTACTGATCAAATTCTAAACTTGAATTTGAAATTTAATGCATCTtaacatttatcaacatacatgtaCAAAGGATGATCCGGTCCACCAAGCATTCCACACTTACGGGTTCTGAGAAAGGTTACTCTACTTCGCAGAGAGGCTGTTTATGTGATATTAACATATAAGAAAAGAATGAATGATTATATGCTTTAAGTGTAATAatgtttgaatttttaattttttaatttcatgtcTTATATATGCAGTGGTGATCACGACATGGTTGTACCACATGTGGGCACACAACAATGGATAAAGTCTCTAAATTTAACTATTAAAGATGATTGGCGTCCATGGTTCGTCAATGGTCAAATTGCAGGGTTGGTTTTCAGATTGAACTTTTGATTATGATTTTGCAAATTTACTTCCATGTAATTATTTCATTTCCATGTTCTATTTCATGATCATTTGAAATTatctttgtaattaattttgctgCAGCTATGTAACTATGTATTCAAAGAACAAGTACATTTTGACGTATGCAACTGTTTAGGCAAGTAAAAGGCTTTGCTTCGTTCTCCCTTCATACATACTTATGAACTCTAACAAAAGCTATAAAAGggaattttcctttttctttttttaattttttcttagtCATGAACAGGGAGCAGGTCACACAGCTCCAGAATACAAACCTGTGCAACGCCTTGCCATGGTTGATAGGTGGTTTGCAGATTATCTACTGTAGAATATAAACTTCTACCGAAAGggaaatttttttaattagatattttatttgttttaatctGTCATTTTTGTTTTGAGGGTCCGTTTTTCTGTTCGGTTATGTGGTCAATTTGCATTGCCGTCTCAGGCTCAGCTCCTAAAGAATGCATTGTTTTCGAGTTTGACAGGCATAACAATCAAATTTTATTTGCAAACAAAGATAAGTGCATGCCTTCATTTAGATCACCAAAAACATGCTTAGATTGATTACAAAAGAGTGATCaatatttacatttttttattgaAAGAGCAAGCCTTCTAAACCATAAGAAGTACATGTGTAGATGGAAGAACCAGACCATTAAAACACACATATTATGACAAACAGAGATGTTTTGTGGAGATCAGAAAGCCAAGCCAGAATCACTGAACTTCTGCTCAGTTATTTGGTCAATTCGAGCTGCCATTTCAGCTGTCAAATAGTTTTTCCCATCACCAACCTTACCTCTCCTGAAAAATGCATTGTTTTCAATTCTGAAAGGTCCTGCTGCAGAAGTGTGCTTTTTACTCTTATTCACCTCCAAATTGCTAAGAAACTCAAAGCTGCACAAGTGAACAACTTTCTGCACCAATCCTTGTCTTTCTTCTTCCATGGAGAAAGGGCAACCCATGAACTCTGTCATTCTCTTGACATGGGAGAAGGTATCATTCTGTAAATCCTCATATTTGATAAACAGTACTCTCTCTGGAAATTGAAGGCTTGCTTTCCAATACCCCAAAACATGATCCCAGTAAGGCCCGTAAGGAATAACTCCTTCACAAAATTTCTCATATGCCTCCTCCAATGGAAAGGCTTCTGCGCTTGTACCTCTCATCTTACCAGAAAAGTGCCACAACGAAATTAACAAATCCTTGGGATCCCTACAAATGTAAATAATTTTACACTTGGACTCTATTATAGACTTGGGCAAGGAGTTGTAGGGAATGTGAGTGGCTACAAGTGGAAGGTCTGGGTCTCTGTTATAAGCTAAATGATCAATTAAGGGCACAATATCATGCGGCAGTTCGGTAAGTAAAGGATTTGTAGAGGATTCGCTGAACTGCTTTCTCGTCAGAATGGCGAAACATAGGGCTTTAAGCCAAGTTGTACCAGATTTTGGATGGCTGCAAGTGATAATATCAGTAGGCTGAGCTATGAAGTGTTCCTGTGCTGACATGATGCCTTCCAAGTAAGCTGGAAAGCACCAAAAGCCTTGATATTGATGGAGCTGTTGAGAGTACTGTCGCTCTTCTTGAGAAAGGGTTGAGATGATGGTATGATTTCTTGGAGAGGCATTGTTTCCTGAAACAGGAACATTACTCTTCTTGGAGAAAATTGAATCTGATTCCATATGAAGAATCAGATAGGATCAAGAACTATCGATTTGAAAGATCTCAAATGGTCAAATAAGCTCGAGAACCATTGATTTGAAAGATCTCAAATGGGCTACAGACTATAATAGAGGAACTAAGTTTAGCACGAAATTGTAGATCTTGGGCTAGCGGGGACAAGATAATCTTTTTGATAATGACTTGGTGATTCTACTCTGTTTATCATAAGAACATTTAATTCCACGTTTTAATTGGATGGCTATTTCGCCAAATTCAAAACACAAACACTAAATTAgaattcattaattatttttattagaatAATAAATTACTACTAAAATAACTTAAGAAAACTGACATCACAGCTAATCCTTATTTTATCACAAATTGGTGGAGGCATGCACCTGCAATGTGGCCCTTGTCATTTTTTTAATCCAATGTGCAGTT includes:
- the LOC110637281 gene encoding flavonol sulfotransferase-like; its protein translation is MESDSIFSKKSNVPVSGNNASPRNHTIISTLSQEERQYSQQLHQYQGFWCFPAYLEGIMSAQEHFIAQPTDIITCSHPKSGTTWLKALCFAILTRKQFSESSTNPLLTELPHDIVPLIDHLAYNRDPDLPLVATHIPYNSLPKSIIESKCKIIYICRDPKDLLISLWHFSGKMRGTSAEAFPLEEAYEKFCEGVIPYGPYWDHVLGYWKASLQFPERVLFIKYEDLQNDTFSHVKRMTEFMGCPFSMEEERQGLVQKVVHLCSFEFLSNLEVNKSKKHTSAAGPFRIENNAFFRRGKVGDGKNYLTAEMAARIDQITEQKFSDSGLAF